GTTTTGATCGGAAGGTTCTGCGCATCATAGGGGAACAGGGTGATCTGCATCAGCCTGGCGGCCATTTTGGCGTTGTCGAAAATCGGCGTTTTTGTTTTGCGGTCCGGGTCGACAAGGAAAAACGACCGGCCGGAGTCGGTTTCAAAACTGTACCAGAAGCGATCTCCCGTGGCCAGCCATCTGGGGGAGACCGATGTATCCAGAACCATTTTGGCGACCTTCTGGGATGTCCACCGCGCCGCCAGGTCGTAATTGGCTCGTTCGATGTCGTGAGTCTGTGCGGCGGTTGCCGGTGATGCGAGAAACAAAACAGCTAGAAAAAGACCGGCCGTGATGGGGAAAACCGCCGGGATTCGCGCTTTTCGGAAGAAGGAGAGTGTCATGATGCCGAGCCTCCTGAAAGGATTTTAGGAAATATCACATTCCCTATTATGAGGATCGGCGTCGGAGTGTCAACAAAAACCCGGCATGGTATAATACAAAATCATGCGTGTGCGCCCCGCCGAAGCCGAAGATTTTCCACGAATCCTTCGTTTGGCGGCTTCCCGCGATCTGGATTATCCGGACATGGAAAACGACGGTTTTTTTTTGGCCGAAGATGAACGGGGTCTTCAGGGGATTGTCGGTCTCAAGCGCCATCCGGACGGACTTGAGCTCTGCGCTCTCGGAGTCGAACCGGCCGCCGAAGGGCGAGGCATCGGACGGGCGCTTGTTGAGGCTCTGTCCGCTTCGGTGTCCGAAGACCTGTTTCTGGCCACGATCATTCCCGGCTTTTTTGAAAAATGCGGCTTCAGGACGATTGCGGATGGGCCCGATTTCATCAAGGAAAAAAAGGCGAGCGGATGGTGCGAGGGCTGTCCCTCCGACCGCTGCACCGTCATGGTGAGACAATCCCGTTGAGCGTTCCGGAATTTCCCGAGTTCAAACCCCTGGAACTCAAGGACAAAGTATGGGTGGAAGGATTGCTTCGCCGGTTTCCTCCGGAAACCTGTGAAATGACCTTCGCCAACATGTTTATCTGGAGGAACGCCGAGCGGCCGTCCTGGACGATGATTGGCGAAACGCTCTGCGTTCTTTGCCGCCCGGATTCCGAACCGCCGTATTGTCTTCCCCCGGTGGGGCCGGGTGATCCTACAAAAACGGCGGCCGCCTGTTTCGATATCGTGCCGCGGATGTCGCGTGTTCCTGAATCCCAGGCCGAGCTTTTAGCCGTGGACTTTGCCGTTACGCCCGACCGCGACAACGCCGACTATGTCTACAGAACCCGGGATCTGGCCGAACTGAGAGGAAAAAAATTCGACCGGAAGCGCAACAGGATCCGAAAATTCACAAAAAACCATGTCTATTCCG
The DNA window shown above is from Acidobacteriota bacterium and carries:
- a CDS encoding GNAT family N-acetyltransferase, translated to MRVRPAEAEDFPRILRLAASRDLDYPDMENDGFFLAEDERGLQGIVGLKRHPDGLELCALGVEPAAEGRGIGRALVEALSASVSEDLFLATIIPGFFEKCGFRTIADGPDFIKEKKASGWCEGCPSDRCTVMVRQSR
- a CDS encoding phosphatidylglycerol lysyltransferase domain-containing protein — protein: MSVPEFPEFKPLELKDKVWVEGLLRRFPPETCEMTFANMFIWRNAERPSWTMIGETLCVLCRPDSEPPYCLPPVGPGDPTKTAAACFDIVPRMSRVPESQAELLAVDFAVTPDRDNADYVYRTRDLAELRGKKFDRKRNRIRKFTKNHVYSVVDLDSTRLSDCRKLLDVWAAEKAGSSEFEVQKSVIGEAIDHFADLDICGCAVLVEERVEAFSIGGELSPETAVVHIEIGNPAFEGLPQLINRECARRAWVDYAWINREQDAGHPGLRRAKLSYRPHHLITKYNITPRGCAS